The genomic interval GTCAAGTTGTTTTAACGCCTTCCATATAGAACGGAGAAATTTCGCAGGCATGGCCAGGCTGATGTCTCCGGGGGTACAGGAGGGGAGCGAGGGTTCGAAGTCGTATAAATCGTCGTTGAGTCCGTCTTTGGTAGTGCGCTTTCCCATGCGGAAGTCGCCGATCCTCTGCATGATCGGATGTCCGCCTCCGGTCAACATGGCCAGGGATGCGAGAAATTCGGCGTAATCCTGTCCGGAGGCGAGCGGTTGCGTGAACTCTACGCTTCGAAGAATGGCGAAGTTCACCAGTCCGTTCGGCGGACGCTCATGAGACCAGGCATGTCCGTTCACGCTGTAATACGTTTGTCCATTTGCGGCGGTATATCTTTCCTGTACGACGTGAGCGGCTCCTGAATTGGTGCAGAATGTGCGGGTTCGCTCGGGGAAGATGAATTTCGGGTCGTAGTAGTCTTTCACGATCGGATAGTGCTCTAATCGCGTTTCAACACGAACGCCGACGTCGATGCTGTTGTCGGTGTACGCGATATCGTTTTCGCGCATAAAACGTCGTAGAAAGTCGAACCCGTGCCGGCCGGGCGCTACGATCAGCTGATCATAACCGGCTTCGCGTTTCGATGTATGCGCTGTTTTCGTGTTTTTATCGATCGAGATCAGTTCTTCTTCGAGCGATATTTCGACTCCCGCCGCCGCAAGACGCGCCAGCAGGGTTTTAATGAGGGCCAAGCCTCCGTCGGTTCCCAGATGGGATTGTCTGATCATCAACAATTCGACGCCAATCCGGCTCGCACGTTTTTGATAGGTGGAAAGATTTTTTTGAGGCATGATATCGGGTTGAAGGAATTGTTCGACCCGTTCTATATAACGCGAGGAATCTTCCCTGTTCCAGTATTCAACCGGAAAGCCGATCGGCCAGGTGAAATTCATCTTGCAGTCGTTCCGAAGGCCTCCGGACGAGACTTTTTCTTTTTCTATCAGAAGGATTTTCATATCCTGCTTGACGGACAATAGTTCAAAAGCGGCGGCGAGTCCTGCAGGACCGGAGCCTGCAATGATACAGTCATAGTGAATCATGACTGCACTATATCAGAAATGAAGAAGTTCGCTCAACTCATTTTGCGATACCATATCGCGGGAATCGAAATTTGCGTCTTTTTTCTGGATATTATTTTGAATTTCCGCGGAGAGCGCAAGATGCGTATTTTTTATGGTTTGAATTTTAGGGAGCAAGTTTGCAAATGACTCTGATAAACCTGATTTTCCAGACAACACTAGGGTCAGCAAATCTATATATCGTTCCTGGCATGAGCGTAATGAATGCAGAATGGCGATATAGCCCGAGATCCGGGAATTCGAGAGTATCTGAGCCGATAATTTCTGTATCGAAACGTCGAGAAACAGGATGTCGTCGACAAATTTATCGTAAAAATAATCTCCCGCGAGATCCAGCAATAATCCTTCCTTGAGAAGATCGGCTGTTCTGGCTAACTGATAGATATTGTCCTGAAATACGATGTTCTGAAGCATATGATTTCTCCGTTGTTCCTTGCTATCTATCGGCATTACAAGTCTTTATCTTGACCAAAGAGAGATAAAACGATATAAATACAGTTCCGGTCTTGTACCGGTTTCCGGGAATTGATCCGGAAAAACTCCCGCCCGTGCGCAAGACGCTCGGGCCCAGCAATGTGTCCGTGAGGAGGAACCATGAGAAAGTATGAACTAATGGTCGTATTCCCGATTGAGGAAGACCAGTTCAAACCCGGAATCGAAGCGGTAAAGAAAACCCTGACTGATTTCGGCGCGCAGATCGCAGGAGAAGATCCCTATGGAGATAGGGATCTTACCTATGAAGTCAAGGGAAGAACCAGAGGGCGGTATGTTCTGTTCACCCTCAACGCATCCCCCGAGAAGATCGTTGAAATGGATAGGCAGTTTAAGTTGAATACCAACCTGCTTACATTCCTTTTCGTTAAAGTAGAAGAATAAACCCAAAGGAGCGCCTTGTGGCTGACGTAAATCACGTAGTGTTAATCGGACGGCTTACCCGCGATGCAGAGTTGAAATATACTTCCGGGGGAATGGCTGTCTGTAAATTCGCTTTAGCGGTGAATAAACGACGGAAACAGGGTGAGCAATGGGTTGATGAAGCTAATTTCTTCGATATCGTCCTGTGGGGTCGGTCCGGAGAAACGTTGAATCAATATCTGGTTAAGGGGAAGCAAGTCGCAGTAGAAGGCGAATTGCACCAGAATCGATGGGAACAGGAAGGGCAAAGCCGCAGCAAGGTTGAAATCATGGCCAACAATGTTCAGCTTCTGGGCGGCGGTCCCGGCGGATCGGGGGCTTCCGGCTCCATGTCCGGCGGAGCTTCCGGCGGTTATTCCAATTCCTTGGGCGCTCAGGGCGGCTCAGGGTCTTCAGATGCTTCATGGCAGAAAAGACCGAACGCGCCTTCGCGTCCTGTTCAGGATATGGATGATTCGATTCCCCCTGATTTCCCCGACGATATTCCATTTTAAGGAGAACTGATATGTCTGATGAAAAGATGAGAGATATGGATAATGATATGCCGATGCAGGATGCCATGCGCGATTCCGACGACCGCGGCAGCGGTCGCAGGGGCAAGGTGTTTTTCCGCAAGAAGGTGTGCCGTTTCTGCACCCAGAAATCGAAAATCGATTATAAGGATTCCGACGGTCTCCGCAGATACACCACCGAGCGGGGCAAGATTCTTCCCCGCCGCATCACCGGAACCTGCGCCAAGCATCAGCGACGCCTTGCTGTCGAGATCAAGCGCGCACGCGCTCTCGCCATGCTTCCGTACGTCGTAAGCTGAGAATAGAACGTTTATTCGTTGAATCGAGCGGTCCTTTCTTTTATGTAAAAGATCGGCCGCTCCTTTTATATCCGGCATGATATCGATCCAACTCCTGGACGCGGTATCAGTCGTAATCAAAGAGTAAGGAGCTCGAAATGAAAGTAATCCTCAACAAGGATGTAAAGCACCTCGGAGAAGAGGGCGATGTTAAGGACGTAGCCAACGGATACGCCCGGAACTATCTGTTCCCCCGCGAACTGGCCCTTCCATGCAACGACATGACTCTCGCGTTTTTCGAATCCCGCAAAGCGGAAATCGAAGCGAAGAAAGCTGAAAAGCGCGCAACCGCAGCCAGCCTCAAAGACAAGCTTGAAGCTCTCGCTATCACCCTCGTCATGCCGGCCGGAAACAACGGAAAGCTGTACGGAGCCGTCACGAATCAGACAATTGCCGACGAACTCATCAAACTCGGTTTCGAGATTGAAAGGAAGCGCATTGAGCTTCCCGGTCTTACTTTCAAGAGCGTCGGAAAATATACTGTTACCGTCAAGCTGTATGAAAGCGCCACGGCTACCCTCCAGGTCGTCGTCGAAGCTCAGCCGCATGCTGAATCTTCTTCGTCCAAACCTGTACGCCAGGAACGCCATAGCCGCCGCCATGAGGACGCCGCTCCCGAAGCTGCTCCCGAAACCGCTGCAGACGCAGAGTAAAAACGCCGTATGAACATGCCTTCGCTGAAAGATAAGGTTCCGCCTAATAACTTGGAAGCCGAACAGGCGACCTTAGGCGCCCTTCTTCTGGATGCGGAGGCTATCGGCACCGTTATCAGGTACCTGAGGCCTGATAATTTCTATTCCCTTCAAAATCAGAAGATATTCAAATCCATTATTTCCCTTTTTAATAAAGGGCAGCGTTCAGATCTCATCACCATCACAGACGAGCTTCGCCAAGCCGGGGAGCTCGAGGCGGCCGGAGGGCCGGCCTACATCGCTTCCCTGACAGATACCGTGCCCACAAGCGCGAACGTCGAGTATTACGCCAGAATCGTATTGGAAAATTCCGTTCGAAGGGCTTTGTTGACGATTTCCCACAAAATCATAGCGGAAGCCCACGACCAGTCGACGGAAAGCCGCGCTGTGCTCGAAAACGCCCAAAAGCAGATTTTCGAGCTTACCGACGCGAACCAGTCGGCAACTTTTAAAACGCCGAAAGACATAATTCCCCGAGCGATCGAAGCAATCGAAAAGCTCTATCATACCCGCGATGCCTTTACCGGCGTTCCATCTGGTCTAATCGAACTCGATCAAATGACGAGCGGGTTCCAGAAATCGGAATTGATCATTATCGGCGCACGTCCATCCGTCGGTAAAACAGCCCTTGCTCTTTCCATGGCGGCTCATACGTCGATAAAAGAGAAAATTCCGACAGCGTTTTTTTCCCTTGAAATGTCCGATATGCAGCTCATGCAGCGTCTTATATCATCCGAGGCTAAAATACCTTCGGAGAAAATCAGAACCGGCTTGCTTAAATTGAGCGATTTTCAGAGCATACAGGATGCGGCCGGGCTTATCTACGAAGCGCCCCTGTATATTGTCGATATGCCGAATATGAAGCTTCTCGATCTTCGGGCAATGGCCCGCCGCT from Teretinema zuelzerae carries:
- a CDS encoding FAD-dependent oxidoreductase; translation: MIHYDCIIAGSGPAGLAAAFELLSVKQDMKILLIEKEKVSSGGLRNDCKMNFTWPIGFPVEYWNREDSSRYIERVEQFLQPDIMPQKNLSTYQKRASRIGVELLMIRQSHLGTDGGLALIKTLLARLAAAGVEISLEEELISIDKNTKTAHTSKREAGYDQLIVAPGRHGFDFLRRFMRENDIAYTDNSIDVGVRVETRLEHYPIVKDYYDPKFIFPERTRTFCTNSGAAHVVQERYTAANGQTYYSVNGHAWSHERPPNGLVNFAILRSVEFTQPLASGQDYAEFLASLAMLTGGGHPIMQRIGDFRMGKRTTKDGLNDDLYDFEPSLPSCTPGDISLAMPAKFLRSIWKALKQLDTIVPGVLHPGTILYYPEIKLYANKPVFKDEFFMAADDIYLIGDGAGTSRGITGAWASGLRAADGIKRRKGW
- the rpsF gene encoding 30S ribosomal protein S6, producing the protein MRKYELMVVFPIEEDQFKPGIEAVKKTLTDFGAQIAGEDPYGDRDLTYEVKGRTRGRYVLFTLNASPEKIVEMDRQFKLNTNLLTFLFVKVEE
- the ssb gene encoding single-stranded DNA-binding protein, encoding MADVNHVVLIGRLTRDAELKYTSGGMAVCKFALAVNKRRKQGEQWVDEANFFDIVLWGRSGETLNQYLVKGKQVAVEGELHQNRWEQEGQSRSKVEIMANNVQLLGGGPGGSGASGSMSGGASGGYSNSLGAQGGSGSSDASWQKRPNAPSRPVQDMDDSIPPDFPDDIPF
- the rpsR gene encoding 30S ribosomal protein S18 encodes the protein MSDEKMRDMDNDMPMQDAMRDSDDRGSGRRGKVFFRKKVCRFCTQKSKIDYKDSDGLRRYTTERGKILPRRITGTCAKHQRRLAVEIKRARALAMLPYVVS
- the rplI gene encoding 50S ribosomal protein L9, which encodes MKVILNKDVKHLGEEGDVKDVANGYARNYLFPRELALPCNDMTLAFFESRKAEIEAKKAEKRATAASLKDKLEALAITLVMPAGNNGKLYGAVTNQTIADELIKLGFEIERKRIELPGLTFKSVGKYTVTVKLYESATATLQVVVEAQPHAESSSSKPVRQERHSRRHEDAAPEAAPETAADAE
- the dnaB gene encoding replicative DNA helicase, which encodes MNMPSLKDKVPPNNLEAEQATLGALLLDAEAIGTVIRYLRPDNFYSLQNQKIFKSIISLFNKGQRSDLITITDELRQAGELEAAGGPAYIASLTDTVPTSANVEYYARIVLENSVRRALLTISHKIIAEAHDQSTESRAVLENAQKQIFELTDANQSATFKTPKDIIPRAIEAIEKLYHTRDAFTGVPSGLIELDQMTSGFQKSELIIIGARPSVGKTALALSMAAHTSIKEKIPTAFFSLEMSDMQLMQRLISSEAKIPSEKIRTGLLKLSDFQSIQDAAGLIYEAPLYIVDMPNMKLLDLRAMARRLRAQFNIEIIFVDYLTLITSENSLIPRHEQIAEISRSLKSLARELNIPVVALSQVKRDAEGKKPNLADLRESGSIEQDADVVMFLHRERVSSKDAGDKEQAIDTELIVAKQRNGPIGDVEILFLPRYTKFVSKAHG